In Rattus rattus isolate New Zealand chromosome 3, Rrattus_CSIRO_v1, whole genome shotgun sequence, one genomic interval encodes:
- the Gng5 gene encoding guanine nucleotide-binding protein G(I)/G(S)/G(O) subunit gamma-5: MSGSSSVAAMKKVVQQLRLEAGLNRVKVSQAAADLKQFCLQNAQHDPLLTGVSSSTNPFRPQKVCSFL; the protein is encoded by the exons ATGTCGGGTTCTTCTAGCGTCGCCGCCATGAAGAAGGTGGTTCAGCAACTCCGGCTGGAGGCCGGGCTCAACCGCGTGAAG GTTTCCCAGGCAGCTGCAGACTTGAAACAGTTCTGTCTGCAGAATGCTCAACATGACCCTCTGCTGACTGGAGTGTCTTCAAGTACAAATCCCTTCAGACCCCAGAAAGTCTGCTCCTTTTTGTAG